In a genomic window of Myotis daubentonii chromosome X, mMyoDau2.1, whole genome shotgun sequence:
- the TRO gene encoding trophinin isoform X2 gives MDRRNDYGYRMPPVQVAAAVQALADDYLAQLSLEPTTRTRGKRNRKFKHLIGHERGGRNYRWNPWGQRPPPPRDVAILQERANKLVKYLLVKDQTKIPIKRSDMLKDVIQEYGEYFPEIIERASYALEKMFRVNLKEIDKQSSLYILISTKESSAGILGTTKDTPKLGLLMVILSVIFMNGNKANEAVIWEVLRKLGLRPGVRHSLFGEVRKLITDEFVKQKYLEYKRVPNSRPPEYEFFWGLRSYHETSKMKVLKFACKVQKKDPKDWAAQYREAVEMEVQAAAVAVAEAEARAEARAQMGIGEEAVAGPWNWDDMDIDCLTREELGDDAQAWSRFSFEIEARAHENADASTNIDFSRGAGTAASFHNGASISFSGAPSPSGGGFGGRTGISFGGTPSTSASFSSTASVSFGGTPYTSASFGGGVSSSFSGPLITTTSFSGGASPGFGGTLSTTAGFSGALITSTSFGSAPSTGAVFSGALSTSTGFGGTLSTSVCFGGSPNSGASFGGTLSTSIYFGGSPSTSTGFDSILSTSVSFSGSSSTIADFGSTLSTSICFSGSPNPSASFGGAISTSVGFGGALNTSAGFSSAVGGSPGFSGTPTTNSGFGGMFSTSADFTGALSATTDFASAPSASIGFGAGPSTSFFGNVPNTNLCFGGPPSTSACFSGATSASFGNGLSTSVGFNFGDGLSAGTGFGGGLSTSTGFNGGLGTSTGFNGGLGTSAGFGGGLISSDGFGGGLGTNAGFGSTLGTSAGFSGSLNISDGFGGGPNTSFDGGLSTIIGFGSGSNTSIGFTGEPSTSIGFNGGPSSIVGFGGGLNTGAGFSGGPSNGAPFGGGATSLGACSFSYG, from the exons ATGGATAGGAGAAATGACTACGGTTATAGGATGCCCCCGGTCCAG GTTGCTGCTGCTGTCCAGGCCCTGGCAGATGACTACCTGGCTCAGTTGAgtctggagcccacaaccaggacccGGGGCAAGAGGAACCGAAAG TTCAAGCATCTGATTGGGCATGAGAGAGGTGGCCGTAATTACAGGTGGAATCCATGGGGCCAGAGGCCTCCGCCACCCCGAGATGTGGCCATTTTGCAAGAAAGG GCAAATAAGTTGGTGAAATACCTGTTGGTTAAGGACCAGACAAAGATCCCCATCAAGCGCTCAG ACATGCTGAAGGATGTCATCCAGGAATATGGTGAATATTTCCCAGAGATCATTGAACGAGCAAGCTACGCTCTGGAGAAG ATGTTTCGAGTCAATCTGAAGGAGATTGATAAGCAAAGTAGCTTGTATATTCTCATCAGCACTAAGGAATCCTCCGCAGGCATACTGGGAAC GACCAAGGACACACCCAAACTAGGTCTTCTCATGGTGATTCTGAGTGTCATTTTTATGAATGGCAACAAGGCCAATGAGG CTGTCATCTGGGAGGTGCTGCGCAAGTTGGGGCTGCGCCCTGG GGTGAGGCACTCGCTCTTTGGGGAAGTGAGGAAACTCATCACAGACGAGTTTGTGAAGCAGAA GTACCTGGAGTACAAGAGGGTCCCCAACAGCAGACCACCTGAATATGAGTTCTTCTGGGGCTTGCGCTCCTACCATGAGACTAGCAAGATGAAAGTCCTCAAGTTTGCCTGCAAG GTGCAGAAGAAAGACCCCAAGGACTGGGCTGCTCAGTACCGGGAGGCGGTGGAGATGGAAGTCCAGGCTgcagctgtggctgtggctgaggctgaggccaggGCTGAGGCAAGAGCCCAAATGGGAATTGGAGAGGAAGCTGTGGCTGGGCCCTGGAATTGGGATGACATGGATATCGACTGCCTAACACGGGAAGAGTTAGGCGATGATGCTCAGGCGTGGAGCagattttcatttgaaattgAGGCCAGAGCCCACGAAAATGCAGATGCCAGCACCAACATCGACTTCAGCAGAGGAGCTGGCACCGCAGCTAGCTTCCACAATGGTGCTAGCATTAGCTTCAGTGGTGCACCCAGCCCCAGTGGTGGTGGCTTTGGTGGCAGAACTGGCATTAGCTTTGGTGGCACACCCAGCACCAGTGCCAGCTTCAGCAGCACAGCCAGCGTTAGCTTTGGTGGCACACCTTATACCAGTGCCAGCTTCGGTGGTGGGGTCAGCTCTAGTTTCAGTGGCCCACTCATCACCACTACCAGTTTCAGTGGCGGGGCCAGCCCTGGCTTTGGAGGCACACTGAGCACCACTGCTGGCTTCAGTGGTGCTCTCATTACCAGTACCAGCTTTGGCAGTGCCCCCAGCACCGGTGCCGTCTTTAGCGGTGCACTTAGCACCAGCACTGGCTTTGGTGGCACACTCAGTACTAGTGTCTGCTTTGGTGGCTCTCCCAACTCTGGTGCCAGCTTTGGTGGCACGCTCAGTACTAGTATCTACTTCGGTGGCTCTCCGAGCACCAGCACTGGTTTTGATAGCATCCTCAGCACCAGTGTCTCGTTCAGTGGCTCTTCCAGCACCATTGCTGACTTTGGCAGCACACTGAGCACCAGCATCTGCTTCAGTGGCTCTCCCAATCCTAGTGCTAGCTTTGGTGGTGCAATCAGCACCAGTGTCGGCTTTGGCGGTGCGCTCAACACCAGTGCTGGTTTCAGCAGTGCTGTTGGTGGTAGCCCCGGCTTCAGTGGTACACCCACCACCAACTCTGGCTTTGGCGGTATGTTCAGCACTAGTGCTGACTTCACGGGGGCACTTAGCGCCACTACTGACTTTGCAAGTGCCCCTAGCGCCAGCATTGGCTTTGGTGCAGGTCCCAGCACCAGTTTCTTTGGTAATGTGCCTAATACCAACCTATGCTTTGGTGGCCCTCCTAGCACCAGCGCCTGCTTTAGTGGAGCTACCAGTGCCAGTTTTGGTAATGGGCTTAGCACCAGTGTGGGTTTTAACTTTGGCGATGGGTTAAGTGCCGGCACTGGATTTGGTGGTGGACTGAGCACCAGCACTGGCTTCAATGGTGGACTAGGCACCAGCACTGGCTTCAATGGTGGACTAGGCACCAGTGCTGGCTTTGGTGGCGGACTGATCTCCAGCGATGGCTTTGGTGGAGGACTGGGCACCAATGCTGGTTTTGGCAGCACACTTGGCACCAGTGCTGGCTTTAGTGGTAGCCTCAACATCAGTGATGGCTTTGGTGGTGGGCCTAATACCAGCTTCGACGGAGGACTGAGTACCATCATTGGCTTTGGCAGTGGTTCCAACACCAGTATTGGCTTTACTGGCGAACCCAGCACCAGCATTGGCTTCAATGGTGGACCCAGTTCTATCGTTGGCTTCGGCGGTGGACTGAACACCGGTGCTGGCTTCAGCGGTGGACCGAGCAACGGTGCTCCCTTTGGTGGTGGAGCCACCAGCCTTGGTGCCTGTAGCTTCTCCTATGGCTAG
- the TRO gene encoding trophinin isoform X3 — translation MDRRNDYGYRMPPVQALADDYLAQLSLEPTTRTRGKRNRKFKHLIGHERGGRNYRWNPWGQRPPPPRDVAILQERANKLVKYLLVKDQTKIPIKRSDMLKDVIQEYGEYFPEIIERASYALEKMFRVNLKEIDKQSSLYILISTKESSAGILGTTKDTPKLGLLMVILSVIFMNGNKANEAVIWEVLRKLGLRPGVRHSLFGEVRKLITDEFVKQKYLEYKRVPNSRPPEYEFFWGLRSYHETSKMKVLKFACKVQKKDPKDWAAQYREAVEMEVQAAAVAVAEAEARAEARAQMGIGEEAVAGPWNWDDMDIDCLTREELGDDAQAWSRFSFEIEARAHENADASTNIDFSRGAGTAASFHNGASISFSGAPSPSGGGFGGRTGISFGGTPSTSASFSSTASVSFGGTPYTSASFGGGVSSSFSGPLITTTSFSGGASPGFGGTLSTTAGFSGALITSTSFGSAPSTGAVFSGALSTSTGFGGTLSTSVCFGGSPNSGASFGGTLSTSIYFGGSPSTSTGFDSILSTSVSFSGSSSTIADFGSTLSTSICFSGSPNPSASFGGAISTSVGFGGALNTSAGFSSAVGGSPGFSGTPTTNSGFGGMFSTSADFTGALSATTDFASAPSASIGFGAGPSTSFFGNVPNTNLCFGGPPSTSACFSGATSASFGNGLSTSVGFNFGDGLSAGTGFGGGLSTSTGFNGGLGTSTGFNGGLGTSAGFGGGLISSDGFGGGLGTNAGFGSTLGTSAGFSGSLNISDGFGGGPNTSFDGGLSTIIGFGSGSNTSIGFTGEPSTSIGFNGGPSSIVGFGGGLNTGAGFSGGPSNGAPFGGGATSLGACSFSYG, via the exons ATGGATAGGAGAAATGACTACGGTTATAGGATGCCCCCGGTCCAG GCCCTGGCAGATGACTACCTGGCTCAGTTGAgtctggagcccacaaccaggacccGGGGCAAGAGGAACCGAAAG TTCAAGCATCTGATTGGGCATGAGAGAGGTGGCCGTAATTACAGGTGGAATCCATGGGGCCAGAGGCCTCCGCCACCCCGAGATGTGGCCATTTTGCAAGAAAGG GCAAATAAGTTGGTGAAATACCTGTTGGTTAAGGACCAGACAAAGATCCCCATCAAGCGCTCAG ACATGCTGAAGGATGTCATCCAGGAATATGGTGAATATTTCCCAGAGATCATTGAACGAGCAAGCTACGCTCTGGAGAAG ATGTTTCGAGTCAATCTGAAGGAGATTGATAAGCAAAGTAGCTTGTATATTCTCATCAGCACTAAGGAATCCTCCGCAGGCATACTGGGAAC GACCAAGGACACACCCAAACTAGGTCTTCTCATGGTGATTCTGAGTGTCATTTTTATGAATGGCAACAAGGCCAATGAGG CTGTCATCTGGGAGGTGCTGCGCAAGTTGGGGCTGCGCCCTGG GGTGAGGCACTCGCTCTTTGGGGAAGTGAGGAAACTCATCACAGACGAGTTTGTGAAGCAGAA GTACCTGGAGTACAAGAGGGTCCCCAACAGCAGACCACCTGAATATGAGTTCTTCTGGGGCTTGCGCTCCTACCATGAGACTAGCAAGATGAAAGTCCTCAAGTTTGCCTGCAAG GTGCAGAAGAAAGACCCCAAGGACTGGGCTGCTCAGTACCGGGAGGCGGTGGAGATGGAAGTCCAGGCTgcagctgtggctgtggctgaggctgaggccaggGCTGAGGCAAGAGCCCAAATGGGAATTGGAGAGGAAGCTGTGGCTGGGCCCTGGAATTGGGATGACATGGATATCGACTGCCTAACACGGGAAGAGTTAGGCGATGATGCTCAGGCGTGGAGCagattttcatttgaaattgAGGCCAGAGCCCACGAAAATGCAGATGCCAGCACCAACATCGACTTCAGCAGAGGAGCTGGCACCGCAGCTAGCTTCCACAATGGTGCTAGCATTAGCTTCAGTGGTGCACCCAGCCCCAGTGGTGGTGGCTTTGGTGGCAGAACTGGCATTAGCTTTGGTGGCACACCCAGCACCAGTGCCAGCTTCAGCAGCACAGCCAGCGTTAGCTTTGGTGGCACACCTTATACCAGTGCCAGCTTCGGTGGTGGGGTCAGCTCTAGTTTCAGTGGCCCACTCATCACCACTACCAGTTTCAGTGGCGGGGCCAGCCCTGGCTTTGGAGGCACACTGAGCACCACTGCTGGCTTCAGTGGTGCTCTCATTACCAGTACCAGCTTTGGCAGTGCCCCCAGCACCGGTGCCGTCTTTAGCGGTGCACTTAGCACCAGCACTGGCTTTGGTGGCACACTCAGTACTAGTGTCTGCTTTGGTGGCTCTCCCAACTCTGGTGCCAGCTTTGGTGGCACGCTCAGTACTAGTATCTACTTCGGTGGCTCTCCGAGCACCAGCACTGGTTTTGATAGCATCCTCAGCACCAGTGTCTCGTTCAGTGGCTCTTCCAGCACCATTGCTGACTTTGGCAGCACACTGAGCACCAGCATCTGCTTCAGTGGCTCTCCCAATCCTAGTGCTAGCTTTGGTGGTGCAATCAGCACCAGTGTCGGCTTTGGCGGTGCGCTCAACACCAGTGCTGGTTTCAGCAGTGCTGTTGGTGGTAGCCCCGGCTTCAGTGGTACACCCACCACCAACTCTGGCTTTGGCGGTATGTTCAGCACTAGTGCTGACTTCACGGGGGCACTTAGCGCCACTACTGACTTTGCAAGTGCCCCTAGCGCCAGCATTGGCTTTGGTGCAGGTCCCAGCACCAGTTTCTTTGGTAATGTGCCTAATACCAACCTATGCTTTGGTGGCCCTCCTAGCACCAGCGCCTGCTTTAGTGGAGCTACCAGTGCCAGTTTTGGTAATGGGCTTAGCACCAGTGTGGGTTTTAACTTTGGCGATGGGTTAAGTGCCGGCACTGGATTTGGTGGTGGACTGAGCACCAGCACTGGCTTCAATGGTGGACTAGGCACCAGCACTGGCTTCAATGGTGGACTAGGCACCAGTGCTGGCTTTGGTGGCGGACTGATCTCCAGCGATGGCTTTGGTGGAGGACTGGGCACCAATGCTGGTTTTGGCAGCACACTTGGCACCAGTGCTGGCTTTAGTGGTAGCCTCAACATCAGTGATGGCTTTGGTGGTGGGCCTAATACCAGCTTCGACGGAGGACTGAGTACCATCATTGGCTTTGGCAGTGGTTCCAACACCAGTATTGGCTTTACTGGCGAACCCAGCACCAGCATTGGCTTCAATGGTGGACCCAGTTCTATCGTTGGCTTCGGCGGTGGACTGAACACCGGTGCTGGCTTCAGCGGTGGACCGAGCAACGGTGCTCCCTTTGGTGGTGGAGCCACCAGCCTTGGTGCCTGTAGCTTCTCCTATGGCTAG
- the TRO gene encoding trophinin isoform X1: MDRRNDYGYRMPPVQTQVAAAVQALADDYLAQLSLEPTTRTRGKRNRKFKHLIGHERGGRNYRWNPWGQRPPPPRDVAILQERANKLVKYLLVKDQTKIPIKRSDMLKDVIQEYGEYFPEIIERASYALEKMFRVNLKEIDKQSSLYILISTKESSAGILGTTKDTPKLGLLMVILSVIFMNGNKANEAVIWEVLRKLGLRPGVRHSLFGEVRKLITDEFVKQKYLEYKRVPNSRPPEYEFFWGLRSYHETSKMKVLKFACKVQKKDPKDWAAQYREAVEMEVQAAAVAVAEAEARAEARAQMGIGEEAVAGPWNWDDMDIDCLTREELGDDAQAWSRFSFEIEARAHENADASTNIDFSRGAGTAASFHNGASISFSGAPSPSGGGFGGRTGISFGGTPSTSASFSSTASVSFGGTPYTSASFGGGVSSSFSGPLITTTSFSGGASPGFGGTLSTTAGFSGALITSTSFGSAPSTGAVFSGALSTSTGFGGTLSTSVCFGGSPNSGASFGGTLSTSIYFGGSPSTSTGFDSILSTSVSFSGSSSTIADFGSTLSTSICFSGSPNPSASFGGAISTSVGFGGALNTSAGFSSAVGGSPGFSGTPTTNSGFGGMFSTSADFTGALSATTDFASAPSASIGFGAGPSTSFFGNVPNTNLCFGGPPSTSACFSGATSASFGNGLSTSVGFNFGDGLSAGTGFGGGLSTSTGFNGGLGTSTGFNGGLGTSAGFGGGLISSDGFGGGLGTNAGFGSTLGTSAGFSGSLNISDGFGGGPNTSFDGGLSTIIGFGSGSNTSIGFTGEPSTSIGFNGGPSSIVGFGGGLNTGAGFSGGPSNGAPFGGGATSLGACSFSYG, from the exons ATGGATAGGAGAAATGACTACGGTTATAGGATGCCCCCGGTCCAG ACTCAGGTTGCTGCTGCTGTCCAGGCCCTGGCAGATGACTACCTGGCTCAGTTGAgtctggagcccacaaccaggacccGGGGCAAGAGGAACCGAAAG TTCAAGCATCTGATTGGGCATGAGAGAGGTGGCCGTAATTACAGGTGGAATCCATGGGGCCAGAGGCCTCCGCCACCCCGAGATGTGGCCATTTTGCAAGAAAGG GCAAATAAGTTGGTGAAATACCTGTTGGTTAAGGACCAGACAAAGATCCCCATCAAGCGCTCAG ACATGCTGAAGGATGTCATCCAGGAATATGGTGAATATTTCCCAGAGATCATTGAACGAGCAAGCTACGCTCTGGAGAAG ATGTTTCGAGTCAATCTGAAGGAGATTGATAAGCAAAGTAGCTTGTATATTCTCATCAGCACTAAGGAATCCTCCGCAGGCATACTGGGAAC GACCAAGGACACACCCAAACTAGGTCTTCTCATGGTGATTCTGAGTGTCATTTTTATGAATGGCAACAAGGCCAATGAGG CTGTCATCTGGGAGGTGCTGCGCAAGTTGGGGCTGCGCCCTGG GGTGAGGCACTCGCTCTTTGGGGAAGTGAGGAAACTCATCACAGACGAGTTTGTGAAGCAGAA GTACCTGGAGTACAAGAGGGTCCCCAACAGCAGACCACCTGAATATGAGTTCTTCTGGGGCTTGCGCTCCTACCATGAGACTAGCAAGATGAAAGTCCTCAAGTTTGCCTGCAAG GTGCAGAAGAAAGACCCCAAGGACTGGGCTGCTCAGTACCGGGAGGCGGTGGAGATGGAAGTCCAGGCTgcagctgtggctgtggctgaggctgaggccaggGCTGAGGCAAGAGCCCAAATGGGAATTGGAGAGGAAGCTGTGGCTGGGCCCTGGAATTGGGATGACATGGATATCGACTGCCTAACACGGGAAGAGTTAGGCGATGATGCTCAGGCGTGGAGCagattttcatttgaaattgAGGCCAGAGCCCACGAAAATGCAGATGCCAGCACCAACATCGACTTCAGCAGAGGAGCTGGCACCGCAGCTAGCTTCCACAATGGTGCTAGCATTAGCTTCAGTGGTGCACCCAGCCCCAGTGGTGGTGGCTTTGGTGGCAGAACTGGCATTAGCTTTGGTGGCACACCCAGCACCAGTGCCAGCTTCAGCAGCACAGCCAGCGTTAGCTTTGGTGGCACACCTTATACCAGTGCCAGCTTCGGTGGTGGGGTCAGCTCTAGTTTCAGTGGCCCACTCATCACCACTACCAGTTTCAGTGGCGGGGCCAGCCCTGGCTTTGGAGGCACACTGAGCACCACTGCTGGCTTCAGTGGTGCTCTCATTACCAGTACCAGCTTTGGCAGTGCCCCCAGCACCGGTGCCGTCTTTAGCGGTGCACTTAGCACCAGCACTGGCTTTGGTGGCACACTCAGTACTAGTGTCTGCTTTGGTGGCTCTCCCAACTCTGGTGCCAGCTTTGGTGGCACGCTCAGTACTAGTATCTACTTCGGTGGCTCTCCGAGCACCAGCACTGGTTTTGATAGCATCCTCAGCACCAGTGTCTCGTTCAGTGGCTCTTCCAGCACCATTGCTGACTTTGGCAGCACACTGAGCACCAGCATCTGCTTCAGTGGCTCTCCCAATCCTAGTGCTAGCTTTGGTGGTGCAATCAGCACCAGTGTCGGCTTTGGCGGTGCGCTCAACACCAGTGCTGGTTTCAGCAGTGCTGTTGGTGGTAGCCCCGGCTTCAGTGGTACACCCACCACCAACTCTGGCTTTGGCGGTATGTTCAGCACTAGTGCTGACTTCACGGGGGCACTTAGCGCCACTACTGACTTTGCAAGTGCCCCTAGCGCCAGCATTGGCTTTGGTGCAGGTCCCAGCACCAGTTTCTTTGGTAATGTGCCTAATACCAACCTATGCTTTGGTGGCCCTCCTAGCACCAGCGCCTGCTTTAGTGGAGCTACCAGTGCCAGTTTTGGTAATGGGCTTAGCACCAGTGTGGGTTTTAACTTTGGCGATGGGTTAAGTGCCGGCACTGGATTTGGTGGTGGACTGAGCACCAGCACTGGCTTCAATGGTGGACTAGGCACCAGCACTGGCTTCAATGGTGGACTAGGCACCAGTGCTGGCTTTGGTGGCGGACTGATCTCCAGCGATGGCTTTGGTGGAGGACTGGGCACCAATGCTGGTTTTGGCAGCACACTTGGCACCAGTGCTGGCTTTAGTGGTAGCCTCAACATCAGTGATGGCTTTGGTGGTGGGCCTAATACCAGCTTCGACGGAGGACTGAGTACCATCATTGGCTTTGGCAGTGGTTCCAACACCAGTATTGGCTTTACTGGCGAACCCAGCACCAGCATTGGCTTCAATGGTGGACCCAGTTCTATCGTTGGCTTCGGCGGTGGACTGAACACCGGTGCTGGCTTCAGCGGTGGACCGAGCAACGGTGCTCCCTTTGGTGGTGGAGCCACCAGCCTTGGTGCCTGTAGCTTCTCCTATGGCTAG